In Bacillus sp. Cs-700, one genomic interval encodes:
- the infB gene encoding translation initiation factor IF-2 — MSKMRIHEYAKEHNTTSKDVIEKLTSMNITVKNHMSVIDDQAMAKLNNDSKQSKKGSDKNSMENKNNRNNPKANANQKNSKSAPNNRRGGRRPNRRGKGQPPKNTAAPRRLPSKVTFIGSLTVGQLAEKLGKDASELIKKLMGLGVMATINQELDKDTMELICDDYGVKVEEEELFEVTDLDNYTSEDEEGKLVERPAVVTIMGHVDHGKTTLLDGIRDTKVTQGEAGGITQHIGAYQIEENNKKITFLDTPGHAAFTTMRARGAKVTDITVLVVAADDGVMPQTVEAINHAKAAEVPIIVAVNKMDKEGANPDRVMQELTEYELVSEAWGGDTIFVNLSAIKREGIDNLLETILLISEVEEFKANPNKLATGTVIEAQLDKGRGPVATLLVQEGTLKVGDPVVVGNTFGRVRAMVNDLGKRVETAAPSTPVEVTGLSDVPNAGDRFVAFEDEKTARQVGEARNQQQIEAQRKESSKMNLDDLFEKIQQGDVKDINVIVKADVQGSVEALAGSLQKIEVEGVKINIIHTAVGAITESDIILASASNAIIIGFNVRPDSNAKKVADSEQVEIRLHRVIYTAIEEIESAMKGMLDPVYEEKVIGQAEVRETFKVSKVGTIAGSYVTEGKITRNSGVRVIRDGIVVFEGEVDTLKRFKDDAKEVAKGYECGITLAKFNDVKEGDIIEAYIMEEVKPK, encoded by the coding sequence ATGAGTAAGATGCGAATTCATGAGTATGCAAAAGAACATAATACTACTAGTAAGGATGTTATCGAAAAGTTAACAAGCATGAATATTACGGTAAAAAATCATATGTCTGTGATTGATGATCAGGCGATGGCTAAGCTTAATAACGATTCGAAACAATCCAAAAAGGGAAGCGACAAAAACAGTATGGAAAATAAAAACAATCGAAACAACCCAAAAGCAAATGCAAATCAAAAGAATAGCAAAAGCGCGCCAAACAACCGCCGCGGTGGACGTCGTCCTAACCGTCGTGGGAAAGGACAACCTCCTAAAAACACGGCTGCTCCAAGAAGATTGCCTTCTAAGGTAACGTTTATTGGTTCACTTACAGTAGGCCAACTTGCTGAAAAGCTAGGTAAAGATGCTTCTGAACTGATTAAAAAGCTAATGGGTCTTGGTGTAATGGCTACAATTAACCAGGAACTAGACAAAGATACTATGGAGCTCATTTGTGATGATTACGGCGTAAAAGTTGAAGAAGAAGAGCTGTTCGAAGTAACAGATCTTGATAATTACACAAGTGAAGACGAAGAAGGTAAGCTAGTTGAGCGTCCTGCTGTTGTAACGATCATGGGTCACGTTGACCACGGTAAAACAACACTACTTGATGGAATTCGCGATACAAAAGTAACGCAGGGTGAAGCAGGCGGTATTACGCAGCACATTGGTGCATATCAGATTGAAGAGAATAATAAGAAAATCACGTTCCTTGATACTCCTGGACACGCAGCATTTACAACAATGCGCGCACGTGGAGCGAAAGTAACGGATATTACGGTTCTTGTTGTTGCAGCGGATGACGGCGTTATGCCACAAACGGTTGAAGCCATTAACCACGCAAAAGCAGCAGAAGTTCCAATTATCGTTGCAGTTAATAAGATGGATAAAGAAGGAGCAAATCCTGATCGCGTCATGCAGGAACTAACTGAGTATGAACTTGTTTCTGAAGCATGGGGTGGCGATACAATTTTCGTTAATCTTTCAGCCATTAAGCGTGAAGGAATTGACAATCTTCTTGAGACGATCCTCTTGATCTCAGAAGTAGAAGAGTTTAAAGCAAACCCTAATAAGCTTGCTACAGGTACAGTGATTGAAGCGCAGCTAGATAAAGGTCGCGGCCCAGTTGCTACACTTCTTGTACAAGAAGGTACGCTAAAAGTTGGTGATCCTGTCGTAGTTGGTAACACGTTTGGTCGTGTTCGTGCGATGGTCAACGATCTTGGTAAGCGTGTTGAAACAGCTGCACCTTCTACTCCTGTCGAAGTGACTGGTTTGAGTGATGTTCCAAATGCTGGTGATCGTTTTGTGGCATTTGAAGATGAGAAAACAGCACGTCAAGTTGGGGAAGCGCGTAATCAGCAGCAAATTGAAGCTCAGCGTAAAGAATCTTCAAAAATGAATCTGGATGATTTATTTGAAAAGATTCAGCAAGGCGATGTGAAAGATATTAATGTTATCGTGAAAGCTGATGTACAGGGTTCTGTTGAAGCACTTGCTGGCTCACTTCAGAAGATTGAAGTAGAAGGTGTGAAGATCAACATTATTCATACAGCTGTTGGTGCGATTACAGAATCAGATATTATTCTTGCTTCTGCTTCTAATGCGATCATTATTGGATTTAACGTACGTCCTGATTCAAATGCGAAGAAAGTGGCTGATTCTGAGCAAGTAGAAATTCGCTTGCATCGTGTGATTTATACAGCGATTGAAGAAATCGAATCGGCTATGAAAGGAATGCTTGATCCAGTTTATGAGGAAAAAGTAATTGGTCAAGCTGAAGTACGTGAAACGTTTAAAGTTTCTAAAGTAGGTACAATTGCAGGATCTTACGTAACAGAAGGTAAAATCACACGTAATTCTGGCGTTCGTGTTATCCGAGACGGAATTGTCGTATTCGAAGGTGAAGTAGATACATTGAAACGCTTCAAAGACGATGCGAAAGAAGTGGCAAAAGGATACGAATGTGGTATTACACTTGCAAAGTTCAATGATGTTAAAGAAGGCGACATTATTGAAGCCTATATCATGGAGGAAGTAAAGCCTAAGTGA
- a CDS encoding DUF503 family protein, producing the protein MIGYVECECIIYDAQSLKEKRAVLQSVISRLKHNNLAISELDSQDLWQHTVIGIVTTASSKTACERELQRAISLIDSRPDIELTRATYEWL; encoded by the coding sequence GTGATTGGATACGTCGAATGTGAATGCATCATTTACGATGCGCAATCCTTGAAAGAAAAAAGAGCTGTGCTTCAGTCGGTGATAAGCCGACTGAAGCACAATAATCTTGCAATTTCTGAGCTTGATAGCCAGGATCTCTGGCAACATACTGTGATCGGTATTGTCACGACGGCTTCAAGCAAAACGGCGTGTGAGCGTGAGCTGCAGCGTGCCATTTCATTGATTGACTCACGTCCGGATATCGAACTCACTCGAGCAACTTATGAGTGGCTTTAG
- the rbfA gene encoding 30S ribosome-binding factor RbfA, with the protein MSNVRANRVGEQMKKELGDIISRKIKDPRVGFVTVTAVEVTNDLQQATVFITVLGDEEKKEATLNGLAKATGFIRSEIGKRIRLRKTPEIYFEFDESIDYGNKIERLLADLNQADE; encoded by the coding sequence ATGAGTAATGTTCGCGCAAATCGTGTTGGTGAACAGATGAAGAAAGAACTTGGTGATATAATCAGCAGGAAGATTAAAGACCCGCGCGTAGGTTTCGTTACAGTAACAGCAGTCGAAGTTACGAATGATCTACAGCAAGCAACGGTATTTATTACGGTCCTTGGTGACGAAGAGAAGAAAGAAGCAACCTTGAACGGCCTTGCAAAAGCAACAGGATTTATCCGTTCTGAGATAGGGAAACGCATCCGTCTTCGTAAGACACCGGAGATCTACTTTGAATTTGATGAATCAATCGATTATGGTAACAAAATCGAACGACTTCTTGCAGATTTAAATCAAGCAGATGAGTAG
- the truB gene encoding tRNA pseudouridine(55) synthase TruB — MNGVLPLKKPAGMTSHDCVAITRKLLHTKKVGHTGTLDPDVTGVLPLCIGRATKVAQYMTDFSKTYEAVITLGFSTTTEDASGDKVDEKNIEKIPSIHEIEEALATFRGTIEQVPPMYSAVKINGKKLYEYAFKGEVVERPSRKATIHELERIGEVTKDDGTVSIPVRVTCSKGTYIRTLAVDIGEHLGYPAHMSFLIRTASGPFKLEECLTFDEIKQMIEDETLSLFPMEYALSAMPSLTVEPELEAKLQNGAVLPQVEEMTEDRLVMYNKDGEAIAIYQKHPEKPGLMKPEKVFSR; from the coding sequence ATGAACGGCGTATTACCTTTAAAAAAACCGGCTGGGATGACCTCTCATGACTGTGTTGCCATAACTAGAAAGTTATTACACACCAAAAAAGTGGGACATACGGGGACGTTGGATCCTGATGTGACGGGCGTATTGCCTTTATGCATTGGAAGAGCAACAAAAGTTGCACAATATATGACGGATTTCTCGAAAACGTATGAAGCGGTGATTACACTTGGCTTTTCAACGACGACAGAAGATGCATCTGGAGATAAGGTGGATGAAAAGAACATAGAGAAAATCCCATCAATTCATGAAATCGAAGAAGCCCTAGCAACGTTCCGAGGGACAATTGAGCAAGTTCCTCCGATGTATTCTGCTGTTAAAATAAACGGAAAAAAATTATATGAGTATGCATTTAAAGGAGAGGTCGTTGAGCGTCCGTCTCGAAAAGCCACTATTCATGAGCTTGAACGAATTGGTGAGGTAACAAAAGACGATGGCACTGTTTCAATCCCTGTTCGTGTCACATGTAGTAAAGGGACTTACATTCGAACACTTGCGGTCGATATAGGAGAACATCTTGGGTATCCAGCTCATATGTCATTTTTAATTCGCACGGCTTCTGGCCCATTTAAACTAGAAGAATGTTTGACATTTGATGAGATTAAACAGATGATAGAAGATGAAACGCTCTCTCTTTTCCCGATGGAATATGCTCTTTCTGCCATGCCATCTTTAACAGTCGAACCTGAGCTTGAAGCAAAACTTCAAAATGGAGCTGTACTTCCTCAGGTGGAAGAGATGACAGAAGATCGACTCGTTATGTACAATAAGGACGGAGAAGCAATTGCAATCTATCAAAAACATCCTGAGAAACCTGGCTTAATGAAGCCTGAGAAAGTGTTTTCGAGATGA
- the ribF gene encoding bifunctional riboflavin kinase/FAD synthetase → MKTIYLSHPHQLKAEHPAVMALGYFDGIHRGHQKVISTAKKIADEKGVESAVMTFYPHPSVVLGKSTPQTKAITPLDDKIDLIEGMGIDVLYIVKFDQTIAGITPQQFVDDYIIALSVVHVVAGFDYTYGSKGRGTMDSLPFHARNQFDQTVIDKVSQQDEKVSSTLIRSYIRDGAVENVEAVLGRRYVVKGTVVKGDQRGRTIGFPTANVDLKDDYLVPDTGVYAVRMRAKEEWMDGVCNVGYKPTFYEEKPDQPSLEVHVFDFSGDLYGQQVEVEFYEKIRGEVKFSSVDDLIAQIGQDAKDAKKILK, encoded by the coding sequence TTGAAGACAATTTATTTATCGCATCCACATCAATTGAAGGCGGAACATCCTGCGGTCATGGCGCTTGGATATTTTGATGGCATTCACCGTGGTCATCAGAAAGTGATTTCGACGGCAAAAAAGATCGCTGATGAGAAAGGTGTAGAGTCAGCAGTTATGACTTTCTACCCTCATCCATCAGTCGTTTTAGGGAAATCCACCCCGCAAACGAAAGCCATTACCCCCCTTGATGATAAAATTGATTTAATTGAAGGAATGGGGATTGACGTTCTTTATATCGTGAAGTTCGACCAAACGATTGCTGGCATAACCCCACAACAATTCGTAGACGACTATATTATTGCTTTATCTGTCGTACACGTTGTCGCAGGGTTTGATTATACATATGGAAGCAAAGGGAGAGGCACGATGGATTCGCTTCCTTTCCATGCGCGAAATCAGTTTGATCAAACCGTTATTGATAAAGTTTCACAGCAAGATGAAAAAGTTAGCTCAACCCTTATTCGGTCATATATACGTGATGGAGCAGTAGAGAACGTTGAAGCGGTTCTTGGTCGCCGTTATGTGGTTAAAGGAACGGTTGTAAAGGGAGACCAGCGTGGTCGTACAATAGGTTTTCCAACAGCAAATGTTGACTTAAAGGACGATTATCTTGTTCCTGATACAGGTGTTTACGCTGTTCGGATGCGGGCGAAAGAAGAGTGGATGGACGGTGTATGCAACGTCGGATATAAACCAACGTTTTATGAAGAAAAACCTGATCAGCCGTCTCTAGAAGTGCACGTATTTGATTTTAGCGGTGACTTATATGGCCAGCAGGTAGAGGTGGAGTTTTACGAGAAGATTCGCGGAGAAGTGAAATTCTCGTCCGTAGATGACTTGATTGCTCAAATTGGTCAGGATGCGAAAGACGCAAAGAAAATCTTGAAATAG
- the rpsO gene encoding 30S ribosomal protein S15 has translation MAITQERKQELITKFKTHENDTGSPEVQIAVLTEEINNLNDHLRFHKKDHHSRRGLLKMVGKRRNLLTYLRNKDVTRYRELIKELGLRR, from the coding sequence ATGGCAATCACACAAGAGCGTAAGCAAGAGCTTATCACTAAGTTCAAAACTCACGAGAATGATACTGGTTCTCCAGAGGTTCAAATCGCTGTCCTTACTGAGGAAATCAACAATTTGAACGATCATCTACGTTTCCACAAGAAAGACCACCACTCTCGTCGCGGTCTTCTTAAGATGGTTGGTAAACGCCGTAATCTTTTAACGTATCTTCGTAACAAAGACGTTACTCGTTACCGCGAACTTATCAAAGAACTTGGTCTACGTCGATAA
- the pnp gene encoding polyribonucleotide nucleotidyltransferase produces MAQEKQVFSIDWAGRELSVEIGQLAKQASGAALIRYGDTAVLATVTGSKEPKDLPFFPLTVNYEERLYAVGKIPGGFIKREGRPSEKAILASRLIDRPIRPLFPDGFRNEVQVVSTVMSVDQNCSSEMAAMFGSSLALGISDLPFDGPIAGVLVGRIDGQFVVNPNVDQLEQSDIHLTVAGTKDAINMVEAGAEEVPEETMLEGILFGHQEIKRLISFQEQIIEAVGKEKREVVLKKADETLEAKLSEEYLADIQEAVKVIEKHARQEAIDAVMTRATEAYEESEEYSAEEVKSILNSFVKQEVRRLILKDKVRPDGRGVDEIRPLDSEVGILSRTHGSGLFTRGQTQALSICTLGALGDVQILDGLGTEESKRFMHHYNFPKFSVGETGPMRGPGRREIGHGALGERALEQVIPTEKDFPYTIRLVSEVLESNGSTSQASICASTLAMMDAGVPIKAPVAGIAMGLVSDGEDVTVLTDIQGMEDALGDMDFKVAGTEQGVTALQMDIKISGINEDILRQALEQAKKGRLAILENMMSAINEPRTELSAYAPKILTMSIKPDKIRDVIGPSGKIINKIIEETGVKIDIEQDGSIFISSTEQEMNAKAKKIIEDLVREVEVGTTYLGKVKRVEKFGAFVELFAGKEGLVHISELAEERTNKVEDVVSIGDEIMVKVKEIDKQGRVNLSRKEILKEQREREEQSQKS; encoded by the coding sequence ATGGCACAAGAGAAGCAAGTGTTTTCAATTGATTGGGCTGGTCGCGAATTGTCAGTTGAGATTGGTCAGCTGGCGAAGCAGGCGAGCGGTGCAGCATTGATTCGCTACGGCGATACAGCTGTACTAGCAACGGTGACAGGTTCTAAGGAGCCGAAAGACCTTCCGTTTTTCCCACTAACGGTTAATTATGAAGAACGATTATATGCAGTAGGTAAAATTCCTGGAGGCTTCATAAAGCGTGAAGGCCGTCCAAGTGAAAAGGCAATTCTTGCGAGTCGTTTAATTGACCGCCCGATTCGTCCTTTATTCCCAGATGGTTTCCGTAATGAAGTTCAAGTAGTGAGCACAGTTATGAGCGTGGATCAGAACTGTTCTTCCGAGATGGCAGCAATGTTCGGTTCATCTCTAGCACTTGGAATTAGTGATCTTCCATTTGATGGTCCGATTGCGGGTGTGCTCGTTGGACGCATCGACGGTCAGTTCGTCGTAAATCCTAATGTTGATCAGCTTGAACAAAGTGACATTCATTTAACAGTTGCAGGTACGAAAGATGCAATCAATATGGTTGAAGCTGGCGCTGAAGAAGTACCAGAAGAAACGATGCTAGAAGGTATTCTATTCGGACATCAGGAAATCAAGCGTCTGATTTCTTTCCAGGAACAAATCATCGAAGCTGTAGGAAAAGAAAAACGTGAAGTCGTTCTGAAAAAAGCAGACGAAACGCTTGAAGCTAAGCTTAGTGAGGAATACCTTGCTGATATTCAAGAAGCTGTCAAAGTGATTGAAAAGCATGCAAGACAAGAAGCGATCGATGCTGTCATGACGCGTGCAACAGAAGCTTATGAAGAAAGCGAAGAATATAGCGCTGAAGAAGTGAAATCAATCTTGAATAGCTTTGTGAAGCAAGAAGTACGTCGCTTAATTTTGAAGGATAAAGTAAGACCAGACGGACGTGGCGTTGATGAAATTCGCCCGCTTGATTCCGAAGTCGGTATCCTTTCAAGAACACACGGCTCAGGCTTGTTCACTCGTGGACAAACTCAAGCGCTTAGTATTTGTACACTTGGTGCACTCGGAGACGTTCAAATTCTTGACGGTCTTGGGACAGAAGAATCGAAGCGATTCATGCACCACTATAACTTCCCTAAATTCAGCGTTGGCGAAACCGGCCCAATGCGTGGACCAGGTCGTCGTGAGATTGGTCACGGTGCTCTCGGTGAGCGTGCTCTTGAGCAAGTGATCCCAACAGAAAAAGATTTCCCTTATACAATTCGTCTTGTATCTGAAGTGCTTGAATCAAACGGCTCAACTTCACAGGCAAGCATCTGTGCAAGTACGCTTGCGATGATGGATGCTGGTGTCCCAATTAAAGCACCAGTTGCTGGTATTGCAATGGGACTTGTTAGTGATGGAGAAGACGTAACAGTACTTACAGACATCCAGGGCATGGAAGATGCACTTGGTGACATGGACTTTAAAGTTGCTGGAACAGAGCAAGGTGTAACGGCGCTTCAAATGGATATCAAAATTTCAGGAATCAATGAAGACATCCTTCGTCAAGCGCTTGAACAGGCTAAGAAAGGTCGTCTTGCCATTCTTGAAAACATGATGAGTGCAATCAACGAACCTCGTACAGAGCTTTCTGCGTACGCACCGAAGATCTTGACAATGTCAATTAAACCAGATAAGATCCGCGACGTAATTGGACCAAGCGGTAAAATCATCAATAAAATCATTGAAGAAACTGGCGTAAAAATTGATATTGAGCAGGACGGTTCAATCTTTATTTCTTCTACTGAGCAAGAGATGAACGCAAAAGCGAAGAAGATCATCGAAGATCTTGTGAGAGAAGTTGAAGTTGGCACAACTTACCTTGGTAAAGTAAAACGAGTAGAGAAATTTGGCGCATTCGTTGAGCTATTTGCTGGGAAAGAAGGCCTTGTTCATATTTCTGAACTTGCTGAAGAACGTACAAACAAAGTAGAAGATGTTGTCTCGATCGGTGATGAAATTATGGTTAAAGTAAAAGAAATCGATAAGCAGGGACGCGTCAACTTATCACGCAAAGAGATCTTAAAAGAACAGCGTGAACGTGAAGAACAAAGTCAAAAGAGTTAA
- a CDS encoding polysaccharide deacetylase family protein: protein MKKSWVQFIVFIMILGVAAGSLQNPYTSMYLTDLKEQATINVNGSPLYNEILQAKERMDIPPANAVVDRVWKGIPGYNGIMVDAEQSYAKMKGKAFDEEMLVRKEVEPDIQLDDLEPTAVYKGNPNKPMVAFMINVAWGEEYLPDMLQQFKKYNAHATFFLDGSWAKKNPDMVRMIDEEGHEIGNHAYSHPDLKQLSDAAIRKELEDTNQVIEATLDKKPVVFAPPSGSYANNAVKIADELGMQTVLWSVDTVDWKKPAPQALTAKVLQNVHAGALILMHPTEPTEKSLEALIRGVEKRGYQLGTVSQVLDSKRVEKR from the coding sequence ATGAAGAAATCCTGGGTTCAATTCATTGTGTTTATTATGATCTTAGGCGTAGCAGCAGGTTCACTTCAGAACCCCTACACATCAATGTATTTAACTGATTTAAAAGAGCAAGCGACAATCAACGTGAACGGAAGTCCGTTATATAATGAAATTTTACAAGCGAAGGAACGAATGGATATTCCACCTGCGAATGCGGTAGTTGATCGTGTGTGGAAAGGCATTCCTGGATATAATGGAATCATGGTTGATGCAGAACAGTCTTACGCGAAAATGAAAGGAAAGGCCTTTGATGAAGAGATGCTGGTAAGAAAAGAAGTCGAGCCTGATATTCAGTTAGATGATCTAGAACCTACTGCCGTATACAAAGGAAATCCAAATAAGCCAATGGTCGCCTTTATGATTAATGTGGCATGGGGGGAAGAGTATTTACCTGACATGCTACAACAATTCAAAAAATATAACGCGCACGCAACTTTTTTTCTCGATGGCTCCTGGGCAAAGAAAAACCCTGATATGGTACGCATGATTGATGAAGAAGGTCATGAAATTGGGAACCATGCTTATTCTCATCCTGACTTAAAACAGTTAAGCGATGCGGCCATTCGTAAAGAGCTTGAAGATACAAATCAAGTGATTGAAGCAACTCTTGATAAAAAGCCTGTTGTTTTTGCCCCTCCAAGTGGAAGTTATGCAAACAATGCTGTGAAAATTGCGGATGAACTTGGCATGCAAACGGTGTTATGGTCAGTTGATACAGTCGATTGGAAAAAACCTGCCCCTCAAGCCTTAACAGCAAAGGTGTTACAAAATGTACACGCAGGGGCGCTAATTTTGATGCATCCAACTGAACCAACAGAGAAAAGTTTAGAAGCACTCATTCGGGGAGTTGAAAAAAGAGGCTATCAGTTAGGAACCGTCTCACAAGTGTTAGATTCGAAGCGGGTGGAGAAAAGGTGA
- a CDS encoding pitrilysin family protein produces MINKVTCKNGVRVVLENIPTVRSVAIGIWIGTGSRFEPKELNGVSHFLEHMFFKGTEKRSAKEIAESFDSIGGQVNAFTSKEYTCYYAKVLDEHADYALDVLTDMFFQSTFEAGELAKEKNVVHEEIKMYEDTPDDIVHDMLSQASYGDHELAMPILGTEETLKDFSGDTLREYMQTHYTPDNIVVSIAGNIDESFMQKVEAAFEHWETPAGKPEVQAPIFHSGQIARKKETEQAHLCLGYAGLPFGTDDIYSLIVMNNVLGGSMSSRLFQDVREDQGLAYSVFSYHSAYQDSGLLTIYAGTAQNQLDRLYETIQKTLQDFKRDGITSKELKNCKEQLKGNLMLSLESTNSRMSRNGKNELLLNQHRSLDDIITNIESVNHEKVNNMIQSMFTDEFSSSLISPNGKLPSSMKS; encoded by the coding sequence TTGATAAATAAAGTAACGTGCAAAAATGGTGTAAGAGTAGTGTTAGAAAATATTCCAACAGTTCGATCGGTTGCGATCGGAATATGGATTGGAACTGGATCTCGTTTTGAACCTAAAGAGTTAAACGGCGTCTCGCATTTTCTTGAACATATGTTTTTTAAGGGGACAGAGAAGCGTAGCGCAAAAGAAATCGCTGAATCATTTGATAGCATTGGCGGTCAAGTTAATGCGTTTACATCCAAAGAGTATACGTGTTACTACGCAAAAGTTCTTGATGAGCATGCAGATTATGCACTTGACGTGTTAACGGATATGTTTTTCCAGTCAACGTTTGAAGCAGGCGAGCTTGCGAAAGAGAAGAACGTTGTGCATGAAGAAATCAAAATGTACGAAGATACGCCAGATGATATTGTACATGATATGCTCAGTCAAGCAAGTTATGGTGACCATGAGCTTGCGATGCCAATTCTAGGGACAGAAGAAACGTTAAAAGATTTTTCTGGAGATACGCTACGTGAGTACATGCAAACGCACTATACCCCTGACAACATCGTCGTATCTATTGCTGGGAATATTGACGAATCATTTATGCAAAAAGTTGAAGCAGCTTTTGAGCACTGGGAAACACCTGCAGGAAAACCTGAAGTACAGGCACCAATCTTTCACTCTGGCCAAATCGCTCGCAAAAAAGAAACAGAGCAAGCTCACTTATGCTTGGGATATGCTGGATTGCCGTTTGGCACAGATGATATTTATAGCTTAATTGTGATGAACAATGTGCTTGGCGGTAGCATGAGTAGTCGTCTTTTCCAGGATGTTCGTGAGGATCAGGGTCTTGCTTACTCGGTGTTCTCGTACCATTCTGCTTATCAAGATAGCGGCTTGTTAACGATTTATGCTGGAACAGCTCAAAATCAGCTTGATCGTCTATATGAAACAATTCAAAAAACACTTCAGGATTTTAAGCGTGATGGAATTACTTCTAAAGAGTTAAAAAACTGTAAAGAGCAGCTAAAAGGAAACTTAATGCTTAGTCTTGAAAGCACAAATAGCCGAATGAGTCGGAACGGTAAAAATGAATTATTGTTAAACCAACATCGCTCTCTCGATGATATTATTACAAATATCGAAAGCGTTAATCATGAAAAAGTAAACAATATGATTCAGTCCATGTTTACAGATGAATTTTCAAGTTCCCTCATTAGCCCTAATGGCAAATTGCCAAGCAGCATGAAATCATAA
- a CDS encoding YlmC/YmxH family sporulation protein: MRLSQLSGKELIDIEKGRKLGVLGQTDLLFDEKTGLLKELIIPKSSWMGLKRKDQEISIPWEHIETIGRDMIILQNNQKE, from the coding sequence ATGAGACTAAGTCAACTTAGTGGGAAAGAGCTTATTGATATTGAAAAAGGACGTAAGCTCGGGGTGTTGGGGCAGACGGATCTCCTATTTGATGAAAAAACAGGATTATTGAAAGAATTAATCATTCCAAAATCTTCATGGATGGGACTCAAACGAAAGGACCAGGAGATCTCAATACCGTGGGAACATATTGAAACAATTGGGAGAGATATGATTATTTTGCAAAACAATCAGAAGGAATAA
- the dpaA gene encoding dipicolinic acid synthetase subunit A, protein MLTNQHIAVIGGDARQLEIIRKLTELNADLYLIGFDQLDHGFTGATKCTLDEVKLNTLDAIVLPVSGTTIEGEVDTIFSNEKVVLTADQLKQTPEHCTIYSGISNSCLDKMVTEASRTLIRLFERDDVAIYNSIPTVEGTVMMVIQHTDITIHQSNIAVLGLGRVGMSVARTFDALGANVSVGARKPEHIARITEMGLKPFHLSDLANQVSNLDVCINTIPVQIVTSQVIAKMPGHTLVIDLASKPGGTDFRYAEKRGIKALLAPGLPGIVAPKTAGKIIANVLTQLLIERSHNGKENTP, encoded by the coding sequence ATGCTAACGAATCAACATATCGCTGTCATTGGCGGTGATGCCCGCCAGCTTGAAATTATTCGGAAGCTAACTGAATTAAATGCGGATTTGTATTTAATCGGCTTCGACCAGCTTGATCACGGATTTACTGGTGCAACCAAATGTACGTTAGATGAAGTAAAGCTAAATACCCTTGATGCAATTGTCCTTCCAGTGAGTGGAACTACGATCGAAGGAGAAGTCGATACGATTTTCTCTAATGAGAAAGTTGTATTAACAGCTGATCAGTTAAAACAAACGCCAGAACACTGTACGATTTATAGCGGAATTAGCAACAGTTGTTTAGATAAAATGGTCACTGAAGCATCGAGAACATTAATTCGCTTATTTGAACGAGACGATGTTGCCATTTATAATTCCATTCCGACAGTTGAAGGAACGGTCATGATGGTAATTCAACATACAGATATTACAATTCATCAATCTAACATCGCTGTACTTGGCCTTGGACGTGTAGGAATGTCTGTTGCGAGAACCTTCGATGCGCTTGGAGCGAATGTTAGCGTAGGGGCAAGAAAGCCGGAGCATATTGCACGCATTACAGAGATGGGGTTAAAGCCATTTCATTTATCTGATCTAGCGAACCAAGTATCAAATCTAGATGTGTGCATCAACACCATTCCGGTTCAAATCGTCACGTCACAAGTAATCGCCAAAATGCCAGGTCATACGCTCGTCATCGATCTTGCTTCAAAACCAGGTGGTACAGATTTTCGCTATGCTGAAAAGCGAGGAATTAAAGCACTTCTTGCGCCAGGACTTCCTGGTATCGTGGCCCCAAAAACCGCAGGGAAAATTATCGCAAATGTTCTGACACAGTTATTAATTGAGCGGTCTCACAATGGAAAGGAGAACACGCCATGA